In one window of Gopherus evgoodei ecotype Sinaloan lineage chromosome 9, rGopEvg1_v1.p, whole genome shotgun sequence DNA:
- the CHST2 gene encoding carbohydrate sulfotransferase 2, translating to MSHSWRRPAAPAPAVLRLLLLPWSPARLSMKVFRRKALVLCLGYVLLLLLTMLNLLDYKWHKEPQQCNEAPPARRAPSSPRLPHFQPRSDIRSLYRPPAPPPRQRQLVYVFTTWRSGSSFFGELFNQNPEVFFLYEPVWHVWQKLYPGDAVSLQGAARDMLSSLYRCDLAVFQLYNTAGASKNLTTLGIFGAATNKVICSSPLCPAYRKEVVGMVDDKVCKKCPPQRLSLLQDECNKYHTLVIKGVRVFDLAVLAPLIQDPTLQLKVIHLVRDPRAVASSRIKSRHGLIRESLQVVRSRDPRIHRMPLLDASHKLNSKKEGGGGSDYHALGAMEVICSSMAKTLQTALRPPDWLKNNYLVVRYEDLVVDPIKTVRQVYGFVNLVVSPEMEKFALNMTSGPGYSSKPFVVSARNATQAVSAWRTALSFQQIKQVEDYCHQPMAILGYERVNSPEEVKDLSKTLLRKPRL from the coding sequence GTCTCAGCATGAAAGTCTTCCGCAGGAAGGCGCTGGTGCTGTGCCTGGGCtacgtgctgctgctgctgctcaccatGCTCAACCTGTTGGACTACAAGTGGCACAAGGAGCCCCAACAATGCAACGAGGCTCCCCCGGCCCGGCGCGCCCCTTCTTCCCCGCGGCTGCCCCACTTCCAGCCCCGCTCGGACATCCGCTCCCTCTACCGGCCCCCCGCGCCGCCGCCCCGCCAGCGACAGCTGGTCTATGTCTTCACCACCTGGCGCTCGGGCTCGTCCTTCTTCGGGGAGCTCTTCAACCAGAACCCCGAGGTCTTCTTCCTGTACGAGCCGGTGTGGCACGTGTGGCAGAAGCTGTACCCGGGGGACGCCGTCTCCCTGCAGGGGGCGGCCCGGGACATGCTCAGCTCCCTCTACCGCTGCGACCTGGCCGTCTTCCAGCTCTACAACACGGCCGGGGCCAGCAAGAACCTCACCACGCTGGGCATCTTCGGGGCTGCCACCAACAAGGTGATCTGCTCATCGCCGCTCTGCCCGGCCTACCGCAAGGAGGTGGTGGGCATGGTGGACGACAAGGTCTGCAAGAAGTGCCCCCCGCAGCGGCTCAGCCTCTTGCAGGATGAGTGCAACAAGTACCACACCCTGGTCATCAAGGGCGTGCGTGTCTTTGATCTGGCTGTGCTGGCCCCCCTCATTCAGGACCCCACCCTGCAGCTCAAAGTTATCCACCTGGTCAGGGACCCCCGGGCGGTGGCCAGCTCCAGGATCAAATCCCGGCACGGCCTGATCCGGGAGAGCCTGCAGGTGGTGAGGAGCCGGGACCCCCGCATCCACCGCATGCCCCTCCTCGATGCCAGCCACAAGCTGAACAgcaagaaggaggggggaggtggcTCGGATTACCACGCACTGGGGGCCATGGAGGTGATCTGCAGCAGCATGGCCAAGACCCTGCAGACTGCCCTGCGTCCACCTGACTGGCTCAAGAACAACTATCTGGTTGTCCGCTATGAGGACCTGGTGGTGGATCCCATCAAGACTGTGCGGCAGGTGTATGGCTTTGTCAATCTGGTGGTGAGCCCGGAGATGGAGAAGTTTGCCCTCAACATGACCAGCGGGCCTGGCTACTCCTCCAAGCCCTTTGTGGTGTCTGCCAGGAATGCCACCCAGGCAGTGAGTGCCTGGAGGACAGCATTGAGCTTCCAGCAGATCAAGCAGGTTGAGGACTATTGCCACCAGCCCATGGCCATCTTGGGCTACGAGAGAGTCAACAGCCCCGAAGAGGTGAAGGATCTAAGCAAAACATTGCTCAGGAAGCCAAGGCTGTGA